The genomic segment GCAGCAGCATGGTCGTGGGTGTGCGGGCACTGCACTGACGCTGACGTAAGAGGACAGCTATACCATTTAGCTGATTCCATTCTGGctctgctcctctatgacaacAGTGGGGGTGTGCAATATGATAAAGAGCCCCTGCCAATAATAAAGCATTAGCATAGGCTATTGAAGGGAACTGATAAaatgtcagtcacacacagaggctccagtgccagcattgtgtgtgtgtgtgtgtgtgtgtgtgtgtgtgtgtgcctgtctttGACAAAATTAGATACAGACTTTTTAGTGTTTAGCTTATTTATGTATGGCCTACAGCTCACATATCATCAAgtcaaatgaaactgaaaaattCATATGAAAGGGAGGCGACAGGCAGACAGAATCGTTCatggacatttttaatattccaGCAAGTCCTCCAAACACGAAATCAGTGATTTATTATTGCATGGGGCGTTTTAATAAGCTTAGGAATACAGGCTTTATCGTATAAACCGATACCTGCTGCGCATTGCGATCTGCATGCATTTGTTATTCTGCTTCCTTGTACTGTTATAACGGATTTCGAATCGCAGTTTGATATCAGCTCACTTTCAGTGATGAGTAAGAAAAAACTCTCAATAATTTAACGGCCACCCCGAACTGTTGACTATAAACTGCAAACTGTGTATTTTGCGCGAACCAAATATTGTTCAGCCTTCATTCATCCTCCAGTCTACAGCGCTCCTGTAAAGATTGATGAACAGCTAGAGgcaacccctccccctccccctcctcctcctcctcctcaacacacacacacacacacacacaccttcgcTCTCCTCATCCACCATCCACCCGCGCGTCCTCGCCTCCGCTCGCCGGACGGTGCGTTAGAGCGCGTGAAGGACGCGGCGCCGGGACTTCCCTTCTGTCGGACGGAGACGGGTCCGGCCGACCGAGACCACCACGGCAGCACACATCCCCGCAGGAGAGGAATCTGCTTCGGTGAACTCGGGGAGACACGACAcaggtaggggggggggggcggggtaaTAACCTGTTGTTTGTGCGTTTTTGTCTGCGGGCGAAAGCGCGGCGCGGTGCCAGACAAAAACACCAGGATGTGGCTGTGATGGCGACCTTTGGATACACCTATTGGACTCGGTTATGATGATCTTAGTGAGGATTTGGGATGATCCCCTGTGCCTCCGTCAGTGTGTTGGCCCGTCGTGTTTCAGGAGTGactattttgaaatgtcacgCGCCTGATGTGTAACGAGCGAAACGCGTGAGTTGATTTGGAGTCAGTTAGTGCATTCATAATccaaatattctgtttttccacacagTGCATGTGCGCACAAGGCACACAGCTGGGTCCTCTCTGCGATGTTGCATCACTCTTCATGGGGCCATTTAAAAGAAACCCAAATCATTTTGTGAACTGGTGCAGCGTGATAACGCACTGATCAGTCACGGTCCCCATGGCTGGAGCCTTGTCatttggaggaggagagctgagAGCGCCGCCTCGAGTCTGGAAAGGGAAACTGCCTCTGAAATGGAATTATggttattaataatattattgttattattattatttaggttAAAAGCAACCACACAGCCTCCATGGACCCAGTGCTGTTCACTCCATCGTGTCCAGGAGGTGGCCCCTGGCTTACGGACCCGTTTCCCCTTGTTCCCCTGCATCCACTGGATGAGCCCACATTACTTAGATGATAACCTCCTTACATGATCTCGTGCTGCCAGTCTGCAGGCAGGAGGatttcatcataataataataacaacaggaGCAGCCTTTGGCCAGAGCAGGAATCTAACGCCCGGGGCATCAGAGACAAGCACGCGGACCACAGGGCTGGCGTGTGGTGACAGAGCTGAGTGGTGTGGCTCCGTCTGGCAGCACGtcaccaaatgtgtgtgtagcCGCACAGGTGAACACAATAGATGAGCTTTTTTTAGAAGAGggtttattgtttgtgtgtgtgtgtgtgtgtgtgtgtgtgtgtttgcatacgGAACAGTGTCAATATCCATTCGTGTTGATCCGGCCTGTAACAATATCATTTCCCTCAACAGACCCCTGTTGCCTGAAGTGAGAGAAAACAGTTTGTGCAGAgacctgaggaaaatgtttaatatgCGGGGGCTGTTTTCAATTACACTGTCAGACTTGTTTGATGTTTAGATGTTGCATGATAGAGTTGCCGAGtccattaatccattagttgatCTGCAGCACATTGATTGATCGTTTCAGAATTTTTCCAAGTGCAAGTGACAAATATCCTCTCAAACGTTATCATTTGACGCTCTTTGtctcattttcaaaattgtaaattgaatatatatcttcaatttttttcactgtcgatcagacaaaacaaacagtacaGCAACATTACTTTGGCAGGAAACTGCGATCGGCATCTAACACTGTTTCCTGATGTTTCACAGACCAAACAGTTGTTCGATGAATCAAGAAATTGATCATCACAAAGCACGTTAATTGCGGCTTTATTTTGCGTGACGACGGATGTAATGAAATACAGCCGTCCTCTGCCAACTTTTTGGTTTTCAGTTCACTTCATATCAAAAGAATGATATTCAGTAGCATATTATGAAGGTTAATGTCAgctgatttatttaaaagaactaAATCGACTTACTGTTACGGTGATCTGGGTAACTATTCGACACATCTTGTAGCGCCTCAACCAATAATTATTTTGATATTGATTGATAGTGCATCTATTATTGGACACAGAGCGAGtgtgttcctttgtcttttaattGATTAAGAAATTGATTGTTCAGTCTATAGATATCAGACAATAGTGATAAAGACCCATTAGTATACTAATtgatctcctcttctcttctgcaaTGTGCAGTAATATTTAATGCAGCGCCCGTCATTGAATGCAGAGCTGCCGTCTCACTGACCTTATCTGTCACTCTGTGTCTCTTATTTAAGATGcttctcacacattcacacacaacacacagcaatCCAACTCTGACTCTGGTCACTTCCACTAAGACActgacagattttcttttttaaattctatcctttcttcttttcttgtttttacatttatattctgTTCCTGATTCCGTTTCCTGTTGTTTCCCTCCACAGACCCTCATCATCCGAAGGTgtcctgcctctcctccagTGCGTGTCTCCTGGATTGTGTTTAATATGCACAGTCTCAAGAGTGTGTAGCTTGtagagccagtgtgtgtgtttatatatatatatatatatatatatatatatatatatatatatataaatatatatatgtgtgtgtgtgtgtacacctgaCGTGAAGAGATGGGTTCAGTGGGAGCAGAGCGCCGCAGGCCCACGCCGGCCCTGACGCCCGAAGAGAGGGATATGTGGCGGGATGGAGGGAGGGCAGGATGGAGGGATGTGGGGAGGGAGGgctggagagagggaagagagagcggCGTGGTGCAGAGCTACAGCTTCGACTCGtaccagctggaggaggaggagatcaacAAGGATGCCCCGGAGCGAGGAGTGCTGGCTCTGTCTGAACCCGGTGAGGGAGTTTCTGTTCTGcctaatcgtgtgtgtgtgtgtgtgtgtgtgtgtgtgtgtgtgtgtgtactggctTTATAAATGGACAGACAAAAAGCCCaggaagcaaggaaggaaggaagcaaagAGATAAATGTATAAACAACAACTATTAATCAacgagaataaaaaaagaagaccccGTGAATACACAGATATCCTTCTCCCAAAACACACGGAGCACAGTGTGTTTAGATACTCAGAGAGATAAATAGTTGGTTCCCAGTAAACACCTCTGTCATGTAATATATCAAGTGGAGCATCACATTATACTCTGAAAGGAACTGGATACCATGAAATACTGAGCCAAGTATAGTACATGATCACAGCTGGGGTCTCCTCATAATTCCGGAATATGATACCATATTCCACGTTTCTAgtacattttgtatattttatgcCCAGCTAGTATTGTTACCTGTCACCAACACTGTATTGGGAGGGTAGTTAAAGTTCTACAGTCGAGTTGGATGGTGAAAGAAAGGCCTGTACTGCATGTTTATATATCCCAGAGCAGAGTAGTTGGAAGGATCGATTCTAACAATCTGTCAAagtggaaaaagacaaataaccaACAAGAAGAAATGTAGCTTCAGTAAATTCGCCATGAAAGAGAGACAGCTCCCCCCAGATAGACCCTCCCTCAGATGCCCACAGAGAGGCTTGAGGCGTCAACAACCACTTTCTGCTAACATGTCCGAGAAAGGTTGAACTTTGAGGAATGTTAAATTCCCGTTTCCACTCTACGAAAATTTCGGACACAAGCTAAACTCCAGCTGCTAACATAATATGGCAGAATATGTCCGTGTGGGCTTTAGcattgtctgcgtgtgtttgtagaTGATGGTGGAGTGAATGAAAATGgctggggggagagaggaactAAGGAAGTGTATGTGAAACACAGCAGGCCTGTTCTACAGAAAATTGCTGTGTTGCCTGGTTACTCAGGTTGAACAAGGGGCGCGTTAATCAAATCAGAAGAGACCGAGGACACACAGCCACGGCCCCTAGATTGTCTGAAACCCTCGCCGCTTCCTgtcacctctgtctctcttccccctgGTGCTGTCAGTCTCCGACCCCCATCTAACcccaaaaatctaaaataattgaacaaacgaaaaaagggaaaatcctTCTTAAAGCGCTTCTATATTGTCGGTGCTTTGTGTGTCTTCATTGGATTTTGTGCTtatcttcctctgtttctttgGAACAAATCTGCCGCTGTAAACGTAACCTGCTTCCCATCCTATATGTCAaggttttgggggggttttttacCCCAGAAACTGCAAACCAAACAGTAGACCCGATGCAAAATAAAGTCATTAAAAcatatgattattattcataGGAAATTCATGTGGATTGCTGAAGAGCCAAATGCAGGTTATTCCCCATCAACCGATGAGCAGCGAGGTAATTGATCAACCCAGTCacaattataataaattaaatgaaccaTTAAgatgtttttcccccttcagtctgctgaaaaaatgaaaatgctcaaAAGTCGTTTCGGGGACATTAACAGTAGGCTCAGAGGATTAGGAAAGGATTATAGACGGTTACATGAAGATCCACTCTTTAACCATGAAACAGAATCAGCGGCAATACACAGACGTTAAGGTTTTAACTTAAACTACTTATGCAGCCAACACCAGTGACTCATCGACAATTCCTCTGATCTGTCTTTCACCGGCACAACAGGAACATGGTCCTCTCCGGCTTTAGCTGCACAGCCACATTCGTCCTGATTAACTTTGATGAACATCCAGTGCATTGGTTCACAGGCCTAATGCAAATGTTAAGGAGTCAATTTTACCTCTCTAAACCTTGACCCTCCGTCATTCCCGTTCAGACTTTGAGGAGCCAATCCCCGACGACCGTTACCATGGCATCTACTTTGCAATGCTGTTGGCCGGAGTGGGTTTCCTGCTTCCCTACAACAGTTTCATAACTGATGTGGACTACCTGCACCACAAGTTTGAAGGTATAAATGTGCAGAAGCACAAAAACCTATAGAGAATGCAACATTCATATCCAGCTACCCGGAGTCacggctcgtgtgtgtgtgtgtgtgtgtgtgtgtgtgtgggggtgtcaGGCACGTCCATAGTGTTCGACATGAGTCTGACATACATCCTCGTGGCTCTGTTGGCCGTCATCCTCAACAACGTGCTGGTGGAGAGACTCAGCATGCACACCAGAATCACCGTGGGTAAGTAGAAGTCAGGGACCTGCTCGCTGACTAATCtctaattgtgaaatatttctcATTATAGGAACTCATAGTGTTTTCTGCTGTATGAACGGCCCTCCGGGTACCTCGGGGCCTGTCAGCGCAGAGCAAAAACGGAAAAGGCAGTGTGAAGAGCGATGGTTCTCctgtgtatttcttttattcataaactgtttcaaacaaacttagaaaaagaggaggagctctcTTTAAAGAGTCTGTgcttttttgctttactttttcttATTTAGAATATTGCATcatcctcagtttttttttttttaaattctaaatattaTTAAAGTCACCATGCTATTTAAGTAAACCATTCACATGTGAGTGTGCACAACTAAGCAGATTTTACATCAGGTTTGTAAGACACTTAATGATTAAATTAGGCCCCAAATGATTCActtaattaaatattcatttttaaaaatgactttgcagtgtgaaaaggtATATGAGTACGACACTAATATTGGAGATTAACAAAAAGAATATTAAATTTCTTGAGACGACCTATATCATTGTTGTGCAAAGAAAAAGCGTACTGTATGTTCCCCAAGGAGAAGTTGCATATCTCTGCACCGTGTACGTATAAGTGCAACGGTTTCACTGCTGAACCGTCTGCAGCTCAAAATAGCCCTGCTTGCATCCTTGAGGAAATGTCTTTTGAAGTGTGTTGTCTGCACAAGAGCTCGTCTCTGGAGAGGATCGGACCTCAGTTCAAAGAGATGCTGCTCGCTCGCCGGCCCGGCACCTATCAATATGTGTTCGTTGCAGACACAACATGACCCAGTTCAGTgatgtctcctctctctctgtctgcctgtctgtctctgtggctgCAGGTTACATCTTCGCTCTGGGACCGCTGGTCTTCGTCAGCGTCTTTGATGTCTGGCTGGCGAAGTTCACCACCAGACAGGCTTACATCATCAACCTTGTATCAGTGGGAGTAGTAGCGTTCGGATGTACAGGTACTGCTAATGCTTTTCGATCCGactcatctatctatctatccatctatccatctatctatctatctatctatccatctatccatctatccatctatctatctatctatctatctatctatctatccatctatccatctatccatctatctatccatctatccatctatccatctatccatctatccatctatccatctatccatctatccatctatccatctatccatctatccatctatctatctatctatccatctatccatctatccatctatccatccatctatccatctatccatctatccatctatctatctatctatctatctatctatctatccatctatccatctatccatctatccatctatccatctatccatctatccatctatccatctatccatctatccatctatccatctatctatctatctatctgtctatctaactGCCTTCAGCTCTACAGAGCTTTTTAGTGTTTCCTTTTGATATTACAACTTAACAACGTTTCGTTTCACTCGCTTCATTCTCAAAAACttcacatcagcagcagaaaccTGTTTTCTGCAAGCACTAACAGCCTGCTGTGCCTTTAGCCACCTGCCCAGCACCGAATGGCGGACAGAGAACAAATTTAGGAGCTAGTTGGTGAACATATTAAAATAGAGTATTTAGCAGCAAAAGAGCCAGACATTTCCCTCAGAAATGGATTGAAACAAGAACAGAGATTCGAGGGAGAGGGTCTATTGGAGTTGCCTTCAGCTGGTGGCCGGAACACGTGGCAGCCCATGCGTAACGCCACCCATTGGTTtatgaactgccattttgaagatTTATGGGGAGTCCCTTGCAGttcatatgaatatttaatactCTGGGTATCATGCAGGAATCGATCTAATTGGGATAAAAATAGATACCGTGTAGCCTCAGGAGTTACCTTAATATAAGAATAATTCAAACCTCTCTGACACAGTCACCATATGAAATCATAGAAAAGTCGGACTAATTGCGGGGTTATTATTACTGGATGGTGATACTCTGTAACTGTTCATGATATTCTGTCGCCTCCTGTGCTGCACGTATGCATATGGAGTatagtgtaaatgtgtgtgttgtcagtcaGAGCTCTCAAATGAACAGGCCGTGGTGTTAGGACAAACACCAAGACAGCAGAGGCTTGAGTCGTCGGCTGCTGCAGAGGCGACCAGTAACAGTTTAATTAGTGGAGGTCCGGAGGTCAGAGCCGCTTCTCGCGAGTGGTTTGTGGAGGTTCAGGAGGTGGTGCCTCTCAATGAAGTGTTGTTGTTACAGTGTTGGCTGTTAAACCAACTGTTTACACTGATAgccactttcttcttctgcctccaCAGTGCAGCAGTCCAGTTTCTATGGTTACATGGGGATGCTGCCCAAGAGGTACACGCAGGGAGTGATGACTGGAGAGAGTGAGTTCACACAGGCACAGGCGAAGGTCTCCATCTCGTATGTTTCAAGGAACATTTCGCTCATTCTCGCTttcgactctctctctctctctctctctctctctctctctctctctctctctctctctctctctctctctctctctctctctctctctctctctctctctccctctgtattCGCAGGTACAGCCGGCGTGATCATCTCCCTGTCCCGCATCTTCACCAAGCTGCTGATCCCCGACGAGAGGAGGAACACGCTCATCTTCTTCTTGGTCTCCATCAGCATGGAGAtgctctgcttcctgcttcaCCTGCTGGTCCGGCGCTCCCGATTCGTCCGCTACTACACCAACCACGCGCAGGGCAAAGGGCCGGGCAAAGGTCCTGACCCGCGTGACAACAACGGGACTGGATACCGGGTCCACCACGATGTCACTTCAGAGGAAGTAAGATTTGTAAGTCTGTGGACACACTCCTGACTATAGTCTACAAAGTCACTAGCATGGCTGTGgacttgtttttgtcaagtTTTTCATTTGAACTCGTATAAGCGTTGAGGTATACGTTCTGCATTGTGGTGCGAATTATGAAGATGTTAGAATGCTACTGTCAGGGCTCAGAACTTTAGTTTCATGCAACTCCATTTCTTGTtatgagtgtgtcagtgtgaatgagggctgtatttgtgtgtgtgtgtgtgtggtttttaaaatgcaaaaaaatcctttttttaaatcaggctTAACTTTGGGCTGCTCTTTGGCTGCCACTCGCAAAAGGGAAACAttgggagaggaagagaacaggatTACGTTATCGGGACTGTTGTGGGTgatgcaggggggaaaaaagggggacagATGGAGTTTTAGAGAGAACAGGGGAGGCTGGATCTCCTGTTAATAGAGAGCAAGCGAGGAGGGGGAAGTGAGGGCAGATTGccaaggggagagagaagagggacggATCATGAcataaatttaagaaaaaatggaaagaaaccAAAAGTGAgcaagaggaagggagaggacaCAGAGCAGGACAGCAAggacacaggagaggaggaaattcTACTCTGTGGTCACGCTTGAAGCAGCACTTAGTAGCCTGAGGACATGGAGCTAATATTCCTCatcacaccgtgtgtgtgtgttcagagccttcaaaggaaaacacagcacCTCAGGCTGTCTTCTTTTCATATGTGCGTTTTTGAGTTCTAACGCTAACACAAATGCATGTATGTGAGGGAagccccctgtgtgtgtgtgtgtgtgtgtgtgtgtgtgtgtgtgtgtgtgtgtgtgtgtgtgtgtgtgtgtgagagagatgttttCTTCATCTAGGGGCTGATTCAGGCAGCTCTTTGTTCTGGTTGCCCAGGGAAACCAAGGCAGTGCTCGATAATCAAGAAGAGTGGTGCCTTCTGGCAAGACCCCCTAATCAActaatggatgtgtgtgtgtgtgtgtgtgtgtgtgtgtgtgcatgcgcgtgcgtgcgcgtgtgtgtataaTTGCTTGTGCACATCTGACACTTGTGTGATGTGCATATGAAGTGTGTTTGGAAATAAGCATGAATAGAAGGATGTGTCTATTTGTCTGGATAGAAATTAACTGTGCGTGTTTGTAGGGTAtcctcattgtgtgtgtgtgtgtgtgtgtggctgctgggCTTCTCTGTAGTCCACTCTGCAGTCACACTAACATTGCCTCAACCTGCAGCCACTCACGTCCGTCCTCCCTAATAGCCGCTGCCATAAAAAGCTGATGTCATGCAGCCAGGAAGTCATtatcagtgaaaaaaacaacaaccccagaATGGACGAACGCCCCACCACTGCTGGAGGAACACACTGCTGTGTATTCACCCCGAGTGTCTTCTCAATGATCCGTTAATGTCCTTGAAAAAGTTTGAAGATGCCCTCATGAAATGAACAACACAATGATGAACGTTTCCTCATGCGATCATGTGAAGAGTTAATATAATGTGGACACCgtttgttgtcttttgtgtgttttatttgaaaatctGAGGAaaaggtatgtgtgtgtgtgtgtgtgtgtgtgtgtgtgtgtgtgtgtgtgtgtgtgtgtgtgtgtgtgtgtgtgtctctgtctcttcaggGAAATGGTGGGACGGGACCGTCCTCTACAGAAGAAGGCGCTGAGGAGTTTGTCGGCGGCACCTATGTTCGATTTGATGCTCCGAAAGCCAAGATAAAGAGGAGCTGGCCTGGAGTCCGCGGTAGACTCCCTgtctttatttatctttaatcCTATATTCTCACTGCTCAATTACCCTCTGACTCTATCAAATGgacattttaaatgcatcttccggtgattttttgggggaagaGGGCTCAGTTTGCCACTTGCTGCTCAAACTGAGGGTTTTTCAAATGCTGCCCTGTGTTGGTGTGTCCTCTCGGAACAGACATGATCCTGCATCGATACGTGGTGTCCCGTGTGATCTGGGCGTACATGCTGTCCATAGCAGTGACCTACAGCATCACTCTGTGTCTGTTCCCGGgcctggagtcagagatacgCAACCCCACCCTAGGGGAGTGGCTCCCCATCCTCATCATGGCCACGTTCAACATGTCGGACTTTGTCGGCAAGGTGACGTTTCGGAGCTCACGGCTTTACGGTCAAACCACTACATGCAGATTAATGTCGAGGCCATTTTTCATTCCAAATAATTTGATGACACTTTAATTCTACCATTGATTTTCTGTCTGCTGTTACCATTTTATGAACATTGATGCATTGAGTTCTATATGCAAAGAAACAGAGACCCcttttttgtgcttgttttaaGATTATGTTCGTGACTAGCTGTTTTTTTGCCCAAACAATTATTGTATAGTTTTGAGATATTtaattcacaaaatggaggCTACATCACAGGCTTTCAGTTGGAACTAGGGTAATTTCAGTGGCAGTAGAAGGTGTTTTCctatttctgtgttttctggGAATGGGAGGATTTTACTGGTTGCATCACATAATGCAGAAGAATCTAATTTTAGGAGATGAAGAGGTGGTACATAATGCAATTGCACCAATAACTTCAGTGTACAGATTGGGTCTACTGCCCCCATGTGGCTTAAATAGTTATTGACGTCGCTGCACATATATCTGTTATTAACACGGTTTTATACTCTTCTTCATTTACCTTCAACTTCATTCTTCTTAGTTTGTAAGTATTTGTAATTCCCCGACCTGTCCTTCTTTGTAGGAATGCTTAGCTGCAGGTTTTTTAATCTCTGATCCATCTTTGTAGAAAGAAACTAAACTGATTTGCAGACTTTAGCTTTTGAGTCCAATGAGTTAAGTTtttgtgattacattttttatttatcattgctCTGGCAAACCATTAAAGGTGTAATGCTCACATATTGTTAGAAAATATGGAAATGAGTCTGGGAGTCAATTGTAATTCAGGCTTCTCTGCACTGCAGAAGCTCTTGAAGAGACATAGACACATTTTAACCTTGTGAAATTATTGAAGGAGTCGCCCCATTTATTAAACCTGAGCATATGAAAACTCCAGTCTATCTTTGGATAATTGCTCAGAGGCTTTATCTGAATATTCAGAAATGAAACCTTATCCGGCGTCCTTAAGTCCTCATTTTGACTGTGAAGGGGAAATAGTTGGGTTCGGGAAGTTGTTTTGAATCAATGATTTAACATTGACCTCATGGCAAATTTAGTATTTTGCTGAAAttgagggggaaagagagataAGGAGAAGAAATTTGAATAGAGTGGGGGgagatttatttattgcacTTTCTTCCTTGTGGCTTCCCGGTGAAGCTCCATCAGCTGGACCCCCCGCAGCATCACTTAAATATGCCCTGCTCCTCAGATCTTGGCGGCTCTGCCGTACGACTGGTCCGGAGGCCgcctgctcttcttctcctgcctcAGGGTGGTCTTCATCCCCCTGTTCGTCATGTGCGTGTACCCGGCCAGCGCGCCCATGCTGTCCCACCCGGCCTGGCCCTgcctcttctccctcctgaTGGGGGTCACCAACGGATACTTTGGGTCTGTGCCGATGATCCAGGCTGCGGGCAAAGTGCCGCCAGAACAGAGGGAGCTGGCAGGTGAGTTGTTAACCTCAGTTGCAATTGAATTAACCGTATGTAAATAGACGTTGGCAGGAATATTAGCTTTGACACATtgaagtgatgtttttttttcttcatccaaaGATAAAACAGatctaaaaaaataacatgtcaaATTCTAAACTGCTCATGTGATCAACAGACAATAAATGAACACActggtttcatttcaaatcattGCAAACTGCATATCTCTTAGTTTTCACCTTATTCTCATCTCTTTGAtagaaatgttgctgttttcacaATTCCCTGGTGTTTTATGTACATATATTAATCTAGGAATCTAAACATAGCAATCAAATAATGAATTGGTTTaatcttttgtttaaaaaaaaaagagatagtGAGTTGATTGATGTGCTTTATATGTGCTGTTGAACAACATTGAGACCACATCATAGATCAGTCTCACTTCACTACTGGTAAACTGGGACTGACTCACTCTGGACGAGccacttctctctctgcgtcCGCTCTACGATCATCGCcttctctctgcgtctctccTCAGGAAACACCATGACCGTCTCCTACATGA from the Scophthalmus maximus strain ysfricsl-2021 chromosome 17, ASM2237912v1, whole genome shotgun sequence genome contains:
- the slc29a4a gene encoding equilibrative nucleoside transporter 4 isoform X3, which gives rise to MWIAEEPNAGYSPSTDEQRDFEEPIPDDRYHGIYFAMLLAGVGFLLPYNSFITDVDYLHHKFEGTSIVFDMSLTYILVALLAVILNNVLVERLSMHTRITVGYIFALGPLVFVSVFDVWLAKFTTRQAYIINLVSVGVVAFGCTVQQSSFYGYMGMLPKRYTQGVMTGESTAGVIISLSRIFTKLLIPDERRNTLIFFLVSISMEMLCFLLHLLVRRSRFVRYYTNHAQGKGPGKGPDPRDNNGTGYRVHHDVTSEEGNGGTGPSSTEEGAEEFVGGTYVRFDAPKAKIKRSWPGVRDMILHRYVVSRVIWAYMLSIAVTYSITLCLFPGLESEIRNPTLGEWLPILIMATFNMSDFVGKILAALPYDWSGGRLLFFSCLRVVFIPLFVMCVYPASAPMLSHPAWPCLFSLLMGVTNGYFGSVPMIQAAGKVPPEQRELAGNTMTVSYMTGLMVGSAVAYAAYSFTAPGAATHFSTLSVHTSANGTGY
- the slc29a4a gene encoding equilibrative nucleoside transporter 4 isoform X2, with translation MWIAEEPNAGYSPSTDEQRDFEEPIPDDRYHGIYFAMLLAGVGFLLPYNSFITDVDYLHHKFEGTSIVFDMSLTYILVALLAVILNNVLVERLSMHTRITVGYIFALGPLVFVSVFDVWLAKFTTRQAYIINLVSVGVVAFGCTVQQSSFYGYMGMLPKRYTQGVMTGESTAGVIISLSRIFTKLLIPDERRNTLIFFLVSISMEMLCFLLHLLVRRSRFVRYYTNHAQGKGPGKGPDPRDNNGTGYRVHHDVTSEEVRFGNGGTGPSSTEEGAEEFVGGTYVRFDAPKAKIKRSWPGVRDMILHRYVVSRVIWAYMLSIAVTYSITLCLFPGLESEIRNPTLGEWLPILIMATFNMSDFVGKILAALPYDWSGGRLLFFSCLRVVFIPLFVMCVYPASAPMLSHPAWPCLFSLLMGVTNGYFGSVPMIQAAGKVPPEQRELAGNTMTVSYMTGLMVGSAVAYAAYSFTAPGAATHFSTLSVHTSANGTGY
- the slc29a4a gene encoding equilibrative nucleoside transporter 4 isoform X1, which codes for MGSVGAERRRPTPALTPEERDMWRDGGRAGWRDVGREGWREGRESGVVQSYSFDSYQLEEEEINKDAPERGVLALSEPDFEEPIPDDRYHGIYFAMLLAGVGFLLPYNSFITDVDYLHHKFEGTSIVFDMSLTYILVALLAVILNNVLVERLSMHTRITVGYIFALGPLVFVSVFDVWLAKFTTRQAYIINLVSVGVVAFGCTVQQSSFYGYMGMLPKRYTQGVMTGESTAGVIISLSRIFTKLLIPDERRNTLIFFLVSISMEMLCFLLHLLVRRSRFVRYYTNHAQGKGPGKGPDPRDNNGTGYRVHHDVTSEEVRFGNGGTGPSSTEEGAEEFVGGTYVRFDAPKAKIKRSWPGVRDMILHRYVVSRVIWAYMLSIAVTYSITLCLFPGLESEIRNPTLGEWLPILIMATFNMSDFVGKILAALPYDWSGGRLLFFSCLRVVFIPLFVMCVYPASAPMLSHPAWPCLFSLLMGVTNGYFGSVPMIQAAGKVPPEQRELAGNTMTVSYMTGLMVGSAVAYAAYSFTAPGAATHFSTLSVHTSANGTGY